From Mauremys reevesii isolate NIE-2019 linkage group 10, ASM1616193v1, whole genome shotgun sequence, the proteins below share one genomic window:
- the SOX8 gene encoding transcription factor SOX-8 translates to MLTMTEEHDKALEPPCSPAGTASSMSHVDSDSDSPLSPAGSEGLGCAPPAPAPRPPAGPKGEPAEVDERFPACIRDAVSQVLKGYDWSLVPMPVRGNGSLKAKPHVKRPMNAFMVWAQAARRKLADQYPHLHNAELSKTLGKLWRLLSENEKRPFVEEAERLRVQHKKDHPDYKYQPRRRKSVKAGQSDSDSGAELSHHAGSQIYKADTGLGAVGDSHHHSDHTGQTHGPPTPPTTPKTDLHHGSKQELKHEGRRLVESGRQNIDFSNVDISELSSEVINMETFDVRELDQYLPLNGHSAMPADHGQNSSAGSYGPTYSHSANGTSGAAQIWTHKSPSSVSPTLNETSQQRPHIKTEQLSPSHYSDQSHGSPTHSDYGSYSAQACATTASATTAAASFSSSQCDYTDLQSSNYYNPYSGYPSSIYQYPYFHSSRRPYATPILNGLSIPPAHSPTANWDQPVYTTLTRP, encoded by the exons atgctcacCATGACCGAGGAGCACGACAAAGCCCTGGAGCCGCCCTGCAGCCCGGCGGGCACCGCCAGCTCCATGTCCCACGTGGACTCGGACTCCGACTCGCCCCTGTCCCCCGCCGGCTCGGAGGGGCTGGGCTGCGCCCCGCCGGCCCCCGCCCCGCGCCCGCCCGCCGGCCCCAAGGGGGAGCCGGCCGAGGTGGACGAGCGCTTCCCCGCCTGCATCCGGGACGCCGTGTCGCAGGTGCTGAAGGGCTACGACTGGAGTCTGGTGCCCATGCCCGTGCGGGGCAATGGATCGCTCAAGGCCAAGCCCCACGTCAAGCGGCCCATGAACGCCTTCATGGTGTGGGCGCAGGCCGCCCGCAGGAAGCTGGCCGACCAGTACCCGCATCTGCACAACGCCGAGCTCAGCAAGACCCTGGGCAAGCTCTGGCG tttGTTAAGTGAAAATGAGAAACGTCCCTTTGTGGAAGAAGCTGAGAGGCTCAGGGTTCAGCACAAGAAGGATCATCCGGATTATAAATACCAGCCCCGGAGGAGGAAAAGTGTAAAAGCTGGCCAGAGTGATTCTGATTCGGGAGCCGAGCTCAGCCATCATGCAGGGAGCCAGATCTACAAAGCAGACACAGGGCTAGGAGCTGTCGGAGATTCTCACCATCACAGTGATCACACAG gGCAAACTCATGGACCACCCACCCCCCCTACCACCCCTAAAACGGATCTTCATCATGGGAGCAAGCAAGAGCTGAAACATGAGGGGCGCCGCCTAGTGGAGAGCGGCCGTCAGAACATAGACTTCAGCAATGTGGACATCTCTGAACTGAGCAGCGAGGTCATTAATATGGAGACCTTTGACGTGCGTGAGCTTGACCAGTATTTGCCACTGAATGGCCACTCCGCCATGCCCGCTGACCACGGGCAGAACTCCTCAGCAGGGTCTTACGGCCCTACCTATTCCCATTCAGCCAACGGCACCAGTGGAGCAGCCCAAATTTGGACTCACAAAAGCCCATCCTCGGTGTCCCCTACTTTAAATGAAACCAGCCAGCAGAGACCACACATCAAAACGGAGCAGCTCAGTCCAAGTCATTACAGCGACCAATCCCATGGGTCTCCAACTCACTCCGACTACGGTTCCTATAGCGCACAGGCTTGTGCCACCACGGCTTCGGCCACCACAGCGgctgcctctttctccagctcgCAGTGCGACTATACAGACCTCCAGAGTTCTAATTACTACAACCCTTACTCCGGGTATCCGTCCAGCATTTACCAGTATCCGTATTTCCATTCCTCGCGGCGCCCCTACGCCACACCCATCCTGAATGGCTTGTCCATCCCTCCCGCTCACAGCCCCACTGCTAACTGGGACCAGCCGGTCTACACAACCCTGACGAGGCCTTAG